The proteins below come from a single Afipia felis ATCC 53690 genomic window:
- a CDS encoding M16 family metallopeptidase yields MRDLKIISRRDALRGIALTATALTTPWPAFADTAPTSNQPSTFTIANGLQVVVIPDHRTPTVTQMIWYKVGSADETPGKSGLAHFLEHLMFKGTAKHPAGEFSQSVVRVGGSENAFTSFDYTGYYQSVPRDKLPLMMDFESDRMTGLILKDENVLPERDVVLEEYNMRVANSPDARLTEQIMAALYLNHPYGRPVIGWRAEIEKLNREEALDFYRLHYAPNNATLVVAGDITAEDLRPMVEATYGKVAPQPSIPAKRIRPQEPPPAGPRTVTLADPRVEQPNLRRLYLVPSAVTAAAGESEALEVLAQLMGGGINAYLFRALAVDQKIAVSANAWYQGTALDPSQFGIAASPKPGASFEKIEEAIDKVIATVAQTPVPAEDLERAKTQLIAESVYARDSQSTMARWYGAAITVGLTVASIQSWPDRIRTVTAQQVSDAARKWLDKKRSATGYLIKEAHSREEKRS; encoded by the coding sequence ATGCGCGATCTCAAAATCATTTCCCGACGTGATGCACTGCGCGGTATCGCGCTGACCGCCACGGCGCTGACCACACCATGGCCCGCTTTCGCGGATACGGCGCCGACCTCGAACCAGCCCTCGACCTTCACCATCGCCAACGGCCTTCAGGTCGTGGTCATTCCCGACCATCGGACGCCGACCGTCACCCAGATGATCTGGTACAAGGTTGGCTCGGCCGACGAGACGCCGGGCAAATCGGGGCTCGCGCATTTTCTCGAACATCTGATGTTCAAGGGCACCGCGAAGCATCCGGCCGGGGAATTCTCGCAGAGCGTGGTCCGCGTCGGCGGCAGCGAGAACGCCTTCACCTCGTTCGATTACACCGGCTATTACCAGAGTGTGCCGCGCGACAAGCTCCCGCTGATGATGGATTTCGAATCCGACCGCATGACCGGGCTGATCCTCAAGGACGAGAATGTCCTACCCGAGCGCGACGTCGTGCTGGAAGAATACAACATGCGCGTCGCCAACAGCCCGGATGCGCGGCTGACTGAGCAGATCATGGCAGCGCTCTATCTCAATCATCCCTACGGCCGTCCCGTCATCGGCTGGCGCGCCGAGATCGAGAAACTCAACCGCGAGGAAGCGCTCGACTTCTATCGCCTCCACTACGCCCCCAACAATGCGACACTCGTGGTCGCGGGGGACATCACGGCCGAGGATCTGCGGCCGATGGTCGAGGCTACCTACGGCAAGGTTGCGCCGCAGCCTTCGATCCCCGCCAAGCGCATCCGCCCGCAGGAGCCGCCACCTGCGGGTCCACGCACCGTGACACTCGCCGACCCACGCGTCGAGCAACCGAACCTGCGCAGGCTTTATCTGGTGCCTTCGGCGGTCACGGCTGCTGCCGGCGAGAGCGAGGCGCTGGAAGTGCTCGCGCAGCTGATGGGCGGCGGCATCAACGCCTATCTATTCCGCGCGCTCGCGGTGGATCAGAAAATCGCGGTGAGCGCCAATGCCTGGTATCAAGGCACGGCGCTCGATCCCTCGCAGTTCGGCATCGCCGCCTCGCCGAAGCCCGGTGCCAGCTTCGAAAAGATCGAAGAGGCGATCGACAAAGTGATCGCGACCGTTGCGCAAACGCCGGTACCGGCCGAAGACCTCGAGCGCGCCAAGACGCAGTTGATCGCGGAATCGGTGTATGCGCGCGACAGCCAGAGCACGATGGCACGATGGTACGGCGCAGCAATCACTGTCGGCCTCACGGTTGCCAGTATTCAGAGCTGGCCGGACCGCATCCGCACGGTCACTGCGCAGCAAGTGAGCGATGCAGCGCGCAAATGGCTCGACAAGAAGCGCTCCGCGACGGGCTATCTCATCAAGGAAGCGCATTCGCGCGAGGAGAAACGCTCGTGA